The genomic stretch TTAGATAGAGTATTAGTTAAAATCGAATATTACATTATACCTATGCTTTTATCTGTCTACAATCATCTTTGCATGCAGGTGCAAATCTTTTACTAGGTCCTGTCCCAGGACCTGATCTGGCTCATGTGACATGAGTGGAGTTCCCTTCTAACGCCACACTTGGTGTAGGATTTAGCCATCagcaaaagaataaaaaaaaagaatatactGTATTCACAACTATGTTTTCATTGGTTTGAATAGTTTCAGATGCCATTTAATCCACCCCATTGGTCCTTTAAcctggacccaaacactgctgctgagtATGACATGCACTTATATGATTCACTAACAAAAAAATAGTTCCTTACTGTATCTGTATGTACTGTTAGTGTGATCAAATCCCAATTTCCGACAGGACTCATCTTTAGTTCCAAAACCTTTTAATAGTTGTCTCATTTAGATTAAACAATGTTATGATAGACTCAAAGAAATGAAGTCTCAAAGCTTGACGTCCATTATGTCCATTCAGTGAGTAAAGGATGACCCCTGGATATAACTTGGTATGCATGGGGTCCAAAACACTTGGAGAAGGAGCGATGATCTTTTAAGGTTCATAAAACTCCTTTTGTAAATGTGAATACTTGAATTGGTATACATACAATTACAATGTAATTACAGTCATCTTTCCGAAGACCTTACAGTATTCATAAACAAACGACAAATAAAATGTTGATCTAAGTTTATTCTGTACAAACAAGCCAAGCCAAAAGAACCATGAGTTAGGAAAACACATCTTAAgcgactcttttttttttatagtgaagCAGAAGTTATATTCCTACAATGTAGTAAGCAAAAATTATAGgcacataaaacaaaaatatagcAAGGATACTCAAATAGACTACAATAGATTACACAACACTACATATGCAAACTTAATGGTTAATTTCAAACAATGCctaatttacatttttgttgcccatccacacagtcacacacccacacacacacacacacacacacacgggtgcTATATTATGTTCTACCAGATAGAAACATTTTGGATAAATTGGACATTTTTTACCACATGTGACCAGTTTTTCAAATTGAATTTCAATCCACTGTTTTTATGATTCCACAGTAATTTCGTATGTAAGCAATGTACAaggcattttaaaataattacagtaaaaatacattttcataataagCAATGTACCATGAGAAATATGTATAAAATAGCTTGATAATAGTAATACTGCTTTTCTGCTTTTCCCAGATCTCATCTCAGTCCACCACAAGTTGTAATGTCACTTTTGTTCCACGAGATCAAAATAGATATCACAGAGTAAGAAAAAGCTTCCCATACAAATCCAACTGTATAAACATTATACTAAGTTCTTGCTAGGTAAAGTTCCAAAAAAGCCAAAGTGGAAAATGAAatgcactttttctttttgactGCCTTTGAAAATGATTATTATAAAATGACTCTGCAGTTAGACTTCCTATTATGAGAGAGCAAAGGCAGGATGTTGGTGGTTGTACACCTTTGAAAAAGACACAATGAACATATTCAATCTTATTTTACCTACACATCTTAACTACAGCTTTACATTTCCATGTTTCATTTACATCACATTCTTCATCTACAGCCAAGCTATACCCGTGTAGTAGAGTGGGTGCTGGGCAGGCCTGCAGAGCTGTAGCCAGCGGGGAAGGTGCTGTATGGACTCATGTTGGAGAGGCCCATGAGGGAGTTGGGGATCATGGTGATGTTGTTGGGGGTCATCAGAGGGATGTCATCAGGGGAGCGGCGCTGACTGAGTGAGTAGTCCAAGCTGGGAGACACATGAAGAGGATTATGAAGGGCCTCACACTGATTCCTTTGCTGAGAGGACAGGGTCTCATCCACTGTGGTGGTGTGGCTCGCATTGTTGCCTTTGCTTTCACGCTGGGGACTAGGTTGCTGGGACGTGTCTTGGCGACTGCGCTTGTCCTTGCGGTAGTACAGTGCGGCGAAGGCCAGGACATTGAGGAACAACAGCGATGCCCCAACAGCAATGGTAACGCTGAGCTCGGTGGAGTAATCTCTTGGGTTTGGCATGATCAGAGGACCCATTTCCCTACCCGCTTCGCCGTCACTGTGGGCTGTGGACACTGGAGGACGTCCGGTGCTGCCAGACCTCTTACCATTAGACTGAGTGGGATCGAGTGGCGTGAccttggtggtggtggaggaataATGAAACATGTCATGAAGGTTGTAGAGATGGGGTACCAGGTGTTTCCAGAACGCCACTTTGGTAGCACGGTAGTGGTCACGGATGCGGGGCTTCAGGCCAATGTGCAAGTACAGCTGGTCATAAGGGTCGTATTTAGACCAGGCTACCTCCTCAAAGCGATTGGCCTTGGTGTGAATGAACTTGGTGTCCTGTGGCACTGGCTTATTTGGATCCCTATAAACAGAGCACACAAAACTGGGGTTTTAAAAAGAAGAGAACAAAATAAGAACAAAATTATCTTATTCAAAATTTGCTATTGTCCTGCACACACTGGAGTACAGTTTATATCTAAATTCATTTTAAGGAAGTCATTTCAACTACACTGCCCATGCATAATTTGTAAATGGAAAGCTGCTAATGCAAATTCATCTGAAAACAGACAGCTTGTCCaaaaaattacacacacacagaaaatggagAACAATATCAACAGAGGGTGAAATAAAAGGCCAACACAATGTAATATCACCAATTCTCCTCAAGAGCTCAGTATTCCCTTATTTCTTCCTACACACTGAAACAGCAACCTACATTGACCTGTGCCATGCTGGCGCCTGAGGCTACAGTCATCATCCACAAAGATTCATTTGCAGTTCAGAAGACTCCAGCTCTGCAGACAGCACTGAAGTCCTCCTCTACACAGTGCAACTCACGTATGTGTCTCTTATCTTCCCAAACACCCAACAAATCTTTGTCTCTGTATGACAAATTGTAAAACAAGCTGTCAGAAGAAGAAGTGCAGCGCTTCACTCTGTTAAACTTTCAACAGCAGCTTTTGCTGTGCTGAGTCAGAGTTAGTGTAATTTTCAGGTCAAAGTCAGACTGTAGCTTGTCTTGAAAAATAAACTCACATTTGCTGAAATGTGGAAAACTTTATAAAGATGAAAACATCTTCAAAATACGTAAATAAATCACAGATACCAAAAGGAAAGTTGTGGGTAGATAGATTGTTTAAAGAGAACCATAAAAGCAGCGTTATTATTAGTTACCAGTGTGTCACATATGAAGTGGACATGATTATAGTGTATTTTTGTATAGAATAATTCTTCTTCTATTTAAAATCACAGCTTGCAGTAAAGGTTTGAGAGGTTTATAAAGAACATCTTTAACTGCCTCTTTACCTTTTTGTTAAACACTGAGGATCTGCTTTAAACATTTGGGCTGTAAATTTTTAAGCTCCATCACCTTTAGAAAATCTGCCCAAAGTCATGAAACTTGTTTGCATTAGAAGAGGCtttacaaaaatgaaaacaaaccgAGAGGAGCCTAGCACACAATATACACCAGTTATACTTCTTACTTTCAGCAGTTAACATTAGGTATGCAATGCAAGTGGAGCTAAGCATGGGGGCAGAATTAAGGagtttttgttttacattcaTGGTGAGGTCAAATCAATTACAGCAAGGGGAAGCAGACCTAACTTTCAGTAAGTTGTGTCAATTTTTAATACTTCTGATGTTAAGCAGAGTTCCTGTGAACTAACAAAGAATATAAGGCTGGAGACATGGCAGTGGGAGTTCATGCAGCACTTAATTAGGAGACACTACTTAAAGCTGAATCCTGCAGTGCTTTAATCACTGTGATAAAGGAGGTATAAATCTAGCAGAAGTTAGAGGTTGAACATCTTAACACAAATAAGGGTGAGCCCAGTTATGTTATACCAAAACACTTCAGCATATTGAATGcactttaaatgcatttaatttATGTCTTAATAAGTGGCATTCATTGGTTTGTCACTGTTACTCACCCACTCTTTGCGAAGTTTGTCCAGTAGGTCATAACCACTGCGCTGAGCATGATGTCATTCCTGGAGAAGTTGCAGGGGAACAGATCTGTCGGGCCCACCATAGGGATGCCAAACACGTAAGGCACCTCATCTCCATGCGCCGAGTCTGACCACACCGGCTTCATAAGGCTCTGGCAGTGGTGATAGAAGGCGTAGAAGTAAGTGGGCGAGCCATAGCGGGCGTGCAGGTCAGCTGTCACCACTGACGGCTCCACCCATTGGTGGTCAGTGAAGAGGGCCACCAGGGTCTTCCTCCTGGTCTCCGGGTTGTCCTTGTCGGCCCAGTCTGTGTACATGAATTTAATTGTCTCCCTTAGTGTGTCCTTTCCTTCTGGGTAGCCATACAAACTGTCCACAAAGTCTGACACAGCAAAGTCAAAGTCACTGCCGGACACACCGTCCTCCAGGTCCATCACGTTTTCCACAAAGCGTAGTCCCTCTCCCTGATTAACACCCAGCATTATGTCATAGTTAAGGAACTCGCCCTGCTCCATCAGGATCTCAGGGTCGTCTGGGATGACGTCTCCATCAATGACCGGACCAAAAGCAACGCGGTATCGGGCGGCCTGTATGTCTTGCTCCACCAGCTCCTTAGCACTCTTCTTCTGCAGACAGGAGACCATGTCCACTGTGTCCAGCACGTTGCAGCCAACCCTCTCAGCAAGCATGCGAGTGTACTTGACTGGTTGGTAGTTCACAGCCCAGCTGGACAGCGCTGAGCCGCTTTGGATGATAGCTCTGTGGAACAGACCTTTGGACATAAaattcacaacaaaaaaaaagacacaggacAGAAAGAACAGCGGTTAGGCCACTAAATCCAGTGCAAGATTCACTTTACACTAATTGCTATTCACAATTAAATCCAAGGCATGCTGCCCCACAAAACAACGAACAAAAGCAAACGTGACATCCTTCGATTACATGTCAGGAAGATAAAGCAGTACAGATAAGCCCTGAACTGATGAGAAGCTGCTTCTAGAAGAAACTGGTAATAGGGTGTTGGCTCCTTGTGTTAATATaatcttttaaaataaaaaccaaattCTTGGTGTTCTTTGCTGATCCTCTTATTTGTTTCATGTGGTGCATCCTCTATGTAGATGACAAGGAGTGCACATCCAACTAATGATCAATTTGCAGCATTGTTTCAAGGAGGTGTCTACTTTTCCCTGCACCAGTCAATGACAGGCGTACTGTAATTGTAGAGTCGTTAATACTGTGTGTCTAACAAGCTGCGAGGCTTACACATAGACTGCTGATGCCAACTGTGCAGTGGATGGTGTGTGCAGAGAGCTGAATATGCAGTAACCCTGATCCTTCAATGTTGATACAGTAAACACGCTGCTCTGTCGAGTTGTTTATATGCAGCACGTCACCTCTGTCTCGAGGGATTTTGCATCTACCACCTAAAAATGACAAGTGATATGtatcaaataaacaaataaataaataacactaCTACTGAGGTTAAAATATCACAGACCCTGGAAAAAAGTGAAGGGACAGTGTCACTTTCTCCCTCCTTTGCTGTCAtttatttcgtttttttttttttttttagggcagCAGCTACTTCAAAGACAGCCGGAGGTCTTTGTGCATTTGCTGCAGCCGAGCTAGGACATCCAATACAAACCTCACAAAGGACAGCAGCCTCAGCCTCACTGGCattgatgaaaacacacaatttcGGCCCTCCTTGTGATTTTGTCCGGCATCAATGGGAGACGCGGggcaataatacagtgaaagaTAAGAGGCTCAGTTCCCAGTGGGCCACCCATATTAAAATGCACATCTTTGATTCTTGCAAGGAGCTTTGGAGAAGTGTTCATCAAATGGCATGTTACATGTAGTTCTTTTTATAGAGGGTATCTgatcctggattcctgtggGTAATGTACTCTGTATATGCAGGTATTCCCATTCAACTAACATCAGAGTTAATTGTGTTTGTAACGATAATATTTCCGGATGTATTTGGAACTTAGAAATAAGTAAATTTCAATTACagccagaaaataaaaaaggaaaaaaagaatgtgGACATTTTTTGATTCTGATTCATTCGCATGCCAGCATcacatttataataaaaaatgtcctcactcAAGGTTTGCAATAACAGAAGACAAGTGCAACAAACTCACTGGTATTTTTGAATACTTTATAAAGGTAATCAAGTGGGAAAAATgtgaggctgacagactgaaaTTTAAATGACTTGCAGTGGTAAAAACCAGTGGTCACAGGTGAACCTGATGCTGAAAACTTTATAATGTCAGTATGCTTCTTTAAGAGATTCACATTTCAAGAGGCAGAGCTTTTAGGCTGATTAGACTGAGTAGAGGGGAACAAAAGCAATCACTTACTTAACGACAAACCCTCTTTACAATGCCACCATATCATAACACTGCATCTCCCTGCAACACCATTTGAAGCTGCActtgaaacaaaaaaagtgatACCTGTTTGAAACTAATTGAAATGAGGAAACATCTAAGGTTTATACAGATGCATTTACAAAATAGATGCCACAAGAACTCAGGCTGATGAAAGAACTTACTGACTTACCCTCTGAGTGGTGAGACAGTGTGAGCAGACTGACGCAGGAAGCACCAATTCCAGATCCAAAAACTGTAACGCGGCCTGGGTCTCCTCCAAAGTAACCAATGTTCTTACTTATCCAGCGGAGAGCTTGAATCTGGTCCAGGAGTCCATAGTTTCCTTTGGCTGCCTGGTCACCTGTGCTGAGGAAGCCTGATGTATACAGAGAGACAACAGAATCTGTGCTGAAGTAGAGCTCTAACGTCTAAGTCCCAGCTTTGATCTAAAGCTGTAGCCCAGCAGGGCGGCTGAATAAACCGACATTGTTCTCCCCTCAGGTGTAAATATCTCTTTACTCTATCCCACAGTGTTTCACTACTTCAGTCAGTTCCTTGTAAGAGTTTAGAGCCCAGGAAGCGTTCTTAGCTCAGCTCATTAAATCTGAGTGCTCTTCTCTTAACAGTatgaacataaataaattaaacttCTACTTGCAttattaaatgattttttttacaagacCACAATCTCGACACTAGTGCTCTTAAAATCAAACCTATCATCCTCATCTTAAAATCTTTCTGTTCTGAATGCGAAATAAAAAACGTTTGACCTTGTGGGTGTCAGTGAATGCTGCATCGCTTTGTACTGTGTTttaatcattttgttttcaagAATGCGAAAGGCTGATAATCTTGCACAGATTAGATAAATCCATCTAAAGGAAGATAAATTGTGTTTTCAGAACAGGTATAAAACAGATTTTGTGCAACAAGGACAAGGCATGATAAGCATTTGCATCGCTTTTTCCCTCTGAAGACAACATTTGTATGTAAATCAAGTCATCCTATACCAAGATCTCAGTTAGCTACACTTTAtcatacatttttttgtctaCAGTTTTCTCCCATGTCTTTACTTCTTTTTTATAGTGTAATAACAGCACCACAAGTGTAAATGAATGACCAATGTGACAACTTATTCACTCAGATTAAACACCATTAAATGTTACCACACAGAGGAGCTCTCATCACCTAATATTCCGATTCTGTAGTTGAGCGTGACGACAACAACGTTCCCATAACTGGCCAACACGCTGCCGTCCATCATGTTCCCAGTCCCCTCCATATAGGAGCCTCCGTGGATGTAAACCATCACAGGTCGTGCTTCAGAGTCCCTTATATCTGCaacgtcaacacacacacacacacacacacacacacacacatgctgagcaAACAACTGCAGGGGCAACAGTAATGAAAAGGAGAATTAATGGATCACTGTTACTAAAACTTTACATCCCAACTGTTCAGTATGAGGTATGGGAAGAGACTGCTCTTAAAATGTGCTTAGAAGCAAGCCAGGGTGGAAGGCCTGTGGTTTGGAAGCAGTAATGACATTCAGAAAAATGCATGGTAAATCCACTCTGACAAGGGTGtatgaataataatataattaacaGTAGTTTTTATAGTGCATGGAAGTGTACCATACATATACCAAGAAGGACATTTTGTGATGACTTGTGATGACACAGGTCCAGTGTATATGATACAGATTTTAGTGTAGTGCCACACTACACTGAGCTCTACTGTCCACTAGTATGagctaaaaaagaaacagcattTTCCTCTATAGCTATAGAAAATCTACATGGGACTGTAAAACAGATAAGTAGATAAAGCTGTCTCAATGGCGTTATAAAGATGTAGCACTTGCCGAAAGGAATGCGGTGCTTGGTTTAAGATGCAAGATGCAGTGACAGCAAACTTATGTAATCAGAAATCAGATAACCACTGTCTTATTCCACTCAAAATAACCCACACAGTTTCCTGGGAAAGTAAAAAAACTGAGAAAGCTAAAGGAATCCATGCATCAAGACTTGGAGCTCTTAAAAAAATACCTTCAGATATATGAGTCTCAGCATGTGAGAAAGCCGCCCCCTTTTTCTTGTGTTGGCTCCCTGGGATTCAcataaggaaaagaaaagaaatacagaTTTCAAAATAACATGGTTGTCTCTATACTCTATCCACACTGGCAAAATCTGGAGGAAAACAAATGTAGAATCTCAGCTCTATGACATTATGACAGTAACAGAAGTGAGTAAAGAAATTTGGTGTTCCTTGTTTGTAGAGAATGGCACTTAtgtccacacacatgcataaacatTGTTATTTTGGAATGCTTTAATCACAGTGTCAGGTAAACACTGCAGGGTACTTAGTAAAAATATATGAGGTTTATTAATGAATAATTAATAAACTCTCTCTTTAGTAGGGCATCAAGCCAcgaaaataaatattaaatagtgCAAATTCCAGAAACACACCCCTTAATTTGACAtggaaagaaaatgagatgggtaaaaaaagaaaaggcatcACATTAATGGACGCCTGTGCTGCATTTAAGGCCACAATGATGAAGTGTAAGgaagtaaaaatatatataaaaaataaatctgtgatGTTGTTCCTATGCAAACATAAAGCTAAATCAACGTGTTTCTCTGCCAGGTGAGGAGGCCTATATAGGCAGCACTAGGCTTCATAAAATGTGGGCTGCACCATTTTGGACAGCTACCTCTCAAGCAGGCTGTTTATCTGTTGTTGCTATGCTACCATAAGAAAGCCAAAGAGCGGCGTGTTACATACAGAAGATGAACATGGCTCAACTTTGAGAGTATTGTATGCTACTGAAGGAGTGcaaaatatatttacaaataGGACAGTTTAATTGGTGCCTTAACACTTACATTTGAAAAGTATACAGTGGTATTATATTGTTTTGCTAATCTACAGATTCACAGCAGACACATGAAATGCTCCCTTGCTGGTTCATTTCACACTCCTATTAGTTACAAAAATAGGAAAAGGATTCAGTATGCGATAGACATTTGACTCCTGTACCTCACTAATTGGCCCCCAACAGACATACTGTCTGAACAAAGCCGTGAATCAGTAATACAAAGACATttttagaaaaacacagaaagctgGCTTTCTATAGATGTTCTAAATAATCTGTCTTAATACTTTTGGTGTTAACTGTGGAAAATACGCAAGGCCCATAGTTTAAGTGAACCAATGCATGAGCAAAACTTCTCCTCAGCAATATTTGACTGGATGTCTGTTAGTGGAAAACAAGCACATATGCCACTACATTTATGCTGTGTAATCAATTCAGTGGCAAAATCTTCTGTTGCCATGGCTACCAAATCATGTCATGCTTATCAATGTCATGGTAAACATGTCAGACAATGATGACATTGTGTCGGATGGTAAATCAGCCTCTGGTAGCAGCAATGACGTGAGCAGAGAGTCACACACATGATTTATGATGATCACAGGACGACATCAGGGCCATAACAGGTAAACAGCGATCAATGCACATGGAAAGTCACTGCTGTACATTTTACCACACCAACTCACCATCCTCTGTCGGAGCGTAGATGTTTAGATACAAACAGTCCTCGCTCTGATCCTGAATGTACGTGGCTACTGTGTCCAGGTTATAGGTGAACCATATGGGCATCATGATCTCTGGCACTGTGTTGTGGATGTTCTGAGGGCACACAGGCATGAAGTGGGTAGCGTTCTTGACACCTGACCAGGAGGAGGGCTGCTCGGGGGGCATGAAGCGCTTCTCACCCACAGGTGGAGCAGCATAAGGGACCCCAAGGTACTGATCAACAGGCCTGAGGACCTCACTGGGCACAGGGACCCTGAGGCCTCGCAGTTTCCCAAACTGAGTGGTCACAGTTGGGTAAAATTTCTGGCTTGTTGCCTTGGTCAACGACCAGCAGGAGCATAATATCCACCAAAGAAGAGCACAGTGGGTAATGGTTGCAGTCCCGTGCTGATGTAGCAGGTGTGCAGGCAACAGATGGTCTCTAAATGTAGCCAGCCACATGGTCTGGGCAAGACAGTGCCTTTGcacaacacaaatgcacactgtAGTGTCTGTTCAGTCCCTTTGCACTGACcctgtcagacagacatcaCTCACTGCGCCTTCAGATCCAACTGTTATCAAATCCACATACACCACAGCCAGGTATGGTCCGACC from Parambassis ranga chromosome 14, fParRan2.1, whole genome shotgun sequence encodes the following:
- the LOC114445869 gene encoding neuroligin-3-like, which gives rise to MWLATFRDHLLPAHLLHQHGTATITHCALLWWILCSCWSLTKATSQKFYPTVTTQFGKLRGLRVPVPSEVLRPVDQYLGVPYAAPPVGEKRFMPPEQPSSWSGVKNATHFMPVCPQNIHNTVPEIMMPIWFTYNLDTVATYIQDQSEDCLYLNIYAPTEDGSQHKKKGAAFSHAETHISEDIRDSEARPVMVYIHGGSYMEGTGNMMDGSVLASYGNVVVVTLNYRIGILGFLSTGDQAAKGNYGLLDQIQALRWISKNIGYFGGDPGRVTVFGSGIGASCVSLLTLSHHSEGLFHRAIIQSGSALSSWAVNYQPVKYTRMLAERVGCNVLDTVDMVSCLQKKSAKELVEQDIQAARYRVAFGPVIDGDVIPDDPEILMEQGEFLNYDIMLGVNQGEGLRFVENVMDLEDGVSGSDFDFAVSDFVDSLYGYPEGKDTLRETIKFMYTDWADKDNPETRRKTLVALFTDHQWVEPSVVTADLHARYGSPTYFYAFYHHCQSLMKPVWSDSAHGDEVPYVFGIPMVGPTDLFPCNFSRNDIMLSAVVMTYWTNFAKSGDPNKPVPQDTKFIHTKANRFEEVAWSKYDPYDQLYLHIGLKPRIRDHYRATKVAFWKHLVPHLYNLHDMFHYSSTTTKVTPLDPTQSNGKRSGSTGRPPVSTAHSDGEAGREMGPLIMPNPRDYSTELSVTIAVGASLLFLNVLAFAALYYRKDKRSRQDTSQQPSPQRESKGNNASHTTTVDETLSSQQRNQCEALHNPLHVSPSLDYSLSQRRSPDDIPLMTPNNITMIPNSLMGLSNMSPYSTFPAGYSSAGLPSTHSTTRV